The proteins below come from a single Pedobacter aquae genomic window:
- a CDS encoding DUF2188 domain-containing protein, with the protein MTVKTNTKVDALKIGKKIAKNQQSELTILGKDGKIQNKNS; encoded by the coding sequence TTGACTGTAAAAACCAACACTAAAGTAGATGCTTTGAAAATTGGAAAAAAGATTGCAAAAAATCAACAATCTGAATTAACCATTCTGGGTAAAGATGGTAAAATTCAAAATAAAAATAGTTAA